The Bremerella alba genome includes the window GCAGTTGCTGAATCTTCTCGACGGTCGACTCCGAAATATCGCTTTCTTCCTCGACCGAATCGACCGGGATTTCCTTAAGGGCCAGGGACTTCAGCTTGATGCCACGCTTGGTGAGTTCGTCCGACAATCCGTCACGACGCCGCTTCGATCCGTCCGACTTTTGGTACCCAATGAATGCGATATGCTCGAAGCCTGCTTCGGTGAGATGGGCAGCGGCAAGACGGCCGACCGAATGAACATCGGTGTAGACAGAAACGAAGCCAGAATCAATCAGGTCGCCACTGGCCATAACGACCGGTACTTTTCCTCGCTTGAGCCAGGTGGTGATGCCTGGGTTTCTGCCAGCGGAAACGATTGCTCCGTCCACCTTGCCGGCCCACGGAGGGTTGCCAACCAGGTTGGGGTCGTTGCTCGAGAAACGGAAGTCGCGAACTTGGATGTTCGGAAACTCTTCGATGTAGTTCAGCAGGCCTTGCAGCACGCGACGGGAATGCTCGGTCCAAGAGGCGGAATGGATCCCGATCGTTATTTTTTCACTCATATGCATCTATGCGTCCAAAATGTCAGGTTGAGCCGTCAATCGGGAGAGGACGTCGGCGTGCGCGATCTTGTATGGATTATTGCGCAAAATGTTACGTTCAAATGACCCGTCTTGCAAGCCATGAACTTACGACAATCAGGGGGATTGAAGGAAATTTTGAGAAAGAAAAGGCTCTCTTGTAGTCGCAATTAACCCATTTTGCGTCATGGTTTTAATACAGGTATTACTGGGTACTTGACCCCATGTGTCCCATTGTGCGAATTCTGGTATGGGGCCAGTGAAAGAATTCCTTATCCGGTTGAAAGTTTTTTTCGATCGTCGATTTGCAGCGAGAGTTTTCGCGCAAGAGAATGGGTGGGCTGCGAGAAAATTGGAAATGTCCCGCGATTTCGAGACATGTTTCGCACGGATCGGCTGTTTATTAGTGAGCCGGATCCTCCCTCTTTTCCGCTCACTGCCCGGCCTATCCCGAGTCCCTCCTGCAACTGCTTTTCGAGTACCGAGCTTATGATGCGATCGACCCTGCTTGCTGCGCTGCTGCTGTGTGTAGTTCAAATGACTGGCCTTCCTCTGCATGCCCAAGAGAAGAGCCCGCCGAACATTTTGATTCTGTATGCCGACGACCTCGGCTACGGCGATCTCTCGTGCTACAACCCACAAGGAAAGATCCCCACGCCCAATCTCGACAAATTGGCTGCCTCGGGCACACGATTCACCGACGGGCATTCGTCTTCCGGTATTTGTACGCCCAGCCGATACGCACTGCTTACCGGGCGGCATCATTGGCGTGACTTTCATGGGATCGTCAACGCGTTTGGCAAGTCGGTCTTTAAGCCAGAGCGATTGACGATGCCGGAAATGCTCAAAGATCAAGGCTACGCGACGGCTTGCATCGGCAAGTGGCATTTGGGTTGGGACTGGGACGCTATTCGCCAAAGCAAAGGGATTCAGCCAGATAGTTTCGACTGGTCGAAGGCCATTCCAGACGGGCCACTTGCCCACGGTTTCGATCATTACTTCGGCGATACGGTCATTAACTTTCCTCCGTATGCCTGGATCGAAGACGACAAGCTGGCCCAGATCCCCGACACGATGAAAGACGAGGCGAAGTGGAAGAAGATCAAGGAAGGCAACTGGGAGTGTCGACCCGGTCCAATGGTTACCGGATGGAATCCATACGACGTGCTGCCAACCCTAACCGACCAAGGCGTCGCGTATCTTAAGTCGCGAAAGGACGAGACCGAGCCGTTCTTTTTGTACTTCGCGTTCCCTTGCCCGCATGCTCCAATCATCCCCAACGATGCCTACGACGGAAAGAGCGATGCCGGGCCATTCGGTGACTTCGTCGTCGAAACCGACGCGATGGTAGGCCGGCTGCTCGCCGCGCTCGAAGCATCGGGCCAGGCCGATAACACGATCGTCGTCTTCACCGCCGACAACGGGCCAGAGCACTACGCCTATGCTCGCGATGCGAAGTACGGTCACTGGTCGTCCGAGCCCTTCCGCGGTTTGAAGCGAGACATCTACGAAGGAGGGCATCATGTGCCGTTCATCGTGCGTTGGCCGGGGGTGACCACACCTGGAAGCGAGAGCTACGCGTTGGTTTCGCAGATCGACCTGATGGCGACGTTTGCTTCCGCGATCGGCTACAAACTGCCTGACGATGCGGCCGAAGACTCGCACGACATGCTGCCGCACCTCAAGGGAGAAGCCGCGGCCATTCGTGCGTCGCACATTCATAACACGTTCGCCAATCAATATGCGATCCGCGACGGCGATTGGCTGTTGGTCGATCACAAAACCGGCTACCGATCGAAAGGGTGGCAGGCATGGGAGCCGCGGCACAACTATCCGGGCGACGACAAACAGCCGGTCGAACTGTACGACCTGGCAAGCGACCCCGGCCAGCGAAACAATCTCGCCGCCGACCAGCCCGAGAAGGTCGAGCAGATGCAGAAGCTGTTGACCAAGATTCAAAAGCAAGGGCACTCGGCACCCCGCTTGGAGAAGTAATGCTCAGGAGTACGAACAAGACTTATCGAGTGACATGGTTCTGGCTGGCCTTCGCGCTGCTTTTGCCGCAGGGACTGTGGGCTGGAGAAAAGCCGAACATTGTGTTCATTCTGTGCGACGACCTCGGCTACGGGGACGTCCAGTGCTTGAATCCGCAGCACGGCAAGATTCCCACGCCTGGGGCCGATCAATTGGCAAAGCAAGGGATGACCTTCACCGACGCGCATAGCGGTTCGTCGGTTTGCACGCCCACCCGCTACGGTCTGCTAACGGGCCGCTACAGTTGGCGAACCAAACTACAGAAGGGGGTGGTGACCGGCTTCGCCCCTTGCTTGATCGACGAGGATCGTCCGACGGTGGCCAACTTTTTGAAAGACCACGGCTACCAAACGGCGATCATTGGCAAGTGGCATTTGAACTTTCAATATTGCGATCCTCAAACTGGCCAGCCGTACCTAGCCAAACAGTTCAAATCGCCGCCGGTGGGGACCAAAATTCCCGACGGTCCGCAGGCACGCGGGTTCGATTATTTCCATGGCTTTCACCATGCCCGCGACATGCAGACAGTTATCGAAAACGACACCGTCATCGCCCACGATCCACCGATCAACATGCTACCGCGATTGACGCGTAAGAGCGTCGAGTACATCGACCAGCATGCCAACGACGAAAAACCGTTCTTTCTGTACATCCCCCTCGGCTCGCCCCACACGCCGATCCTGCCCACTAAAGCCTGGCAGGGAAGAAGCGGCCTGGGAGATTACGGCGACTTCGTGATGGAAACCGACAACGCTGTCGTGCAGGTCACCCAAGCTCTTGATCGGAACGGCTTGACCGACAATACCCTGGTCGTCTTTACCAGCGATAACGGCTGCAGCAAAGCGGCAGGCATCCCGCAACTGGCCAAGCAGGGGCACATCGTCAGTGCCCACCTGCGTGGCTCGAAGGCCGACATCTGGGACGGCGGGCATCGTGTGCCGTTTATGGTGCGTTGGCCTGGCAAAGTGGAAGCAGGCTCGTCGAGCGATCAGTTGATTTGCTTGACCGATTGGTTCGCAACGGTGGCCGATATGATGGACGCCAAGGTTCCGCCTGGCACGTGCGAAGACAGCGTCAGCTTCTTGCCGGCGATCGCTGGCAAGCCGATCACTTCAACTCGGGCTGGCGTGGTGCATCACTCGGTCAGTGGGCACTTCGCCTATCGGCAAGGTCCCTGGAAGTTGGCCCTGGCCCGCGGTTCTGGCGGGTGGAGTTCCCCCAATGAAAAACAGGCCGGTAAAGACGCCCCCAAAGCACAGCTATACCACATGGTTGAAGACATCGGCGAGCAGCAGAACCGTTACCTGATCGAGGCGTCGGTTGCCGAGCGACTTCTACAACAGCTTCAAGCCGACATCGACCGCGGCCGCAGTACCGACGGACCGAAATCGCAAAACGACGTATCGAATATCGACCTTTGGAAGAGCGAAAAGAACTAACGTAACCTTGTCCTATTATCCCCCCGGGCTATCCATGACGCACACTTACCGAATTCTTTTGACATGTCTGCTCGCGACGCTGGGCATGACATCCTTGGCGACGGCTGCCGATCGGCCGAATGTTCTGTTCATTCTGACCGACGATCAGTCGCCGTTTGATTTCAAGTTTTACAACCAAGACTCGAAGCTCGATACGCCGGTGATCGATCAACTTGCGGCCGACGGCATGGTCTTCGACGGGGCGTATCACATGGGGGCGTGGTCGGGTGCCGTGTGCACGCCGTCGCGACACATGATTATGAGCGGCCGGACTGTCTGGCATATTCCCAGTCGTTTGAATCGCAATCGAAACCCAAACGAAGGAGACACGGCACTCGTTCCCCAGAACCTGCCTGACTTCACGATGGGGGCCGTGTTTAACCGTGCCGGGTACGACACCATGCGAACCTGCAAGAAGGGAAACAGCTACGCCGCGGCCAACAAGCAGTTCACCGTCGTGAAAGATGCTTCCAAGCGTGGCGGGACGGATGAGTCTGGAAGTGCCTGGCACGGAAAGCAGGTGCTCGATTACTTGAACGAGCGCGAGAAGACCAAGGACGAAGATCCGTTTTTGATTTACTTCGGTTTCTCGCACCCACACGATACGCGTGACGGCACACCAGAGCTTTTAGAGAAGTACGGTTCGATCAATCACACAAAGGAAACGAAGCTGCCTGAGCCCAACGACAAGCAGCCGCAAATGCCGCCGAATTGGCTGCCCAAGCATCCCTTTCAGAACAGCCACTCGAATGTCCGCGACGAAGTAGCCGTGAGCGGCGTCTGGACCAACCGCGACGAGGCGACCATTCGCAACGAACTAGGACGCGAGTTCGCGTGTAGCGAAAACATCGATATTCAGATCGGCAAGGTGCTCGACAAGTTGGAAGCGATGGGCGAACTCGAGAATACCTATATCATCTACACCGCTGACCACGGCATGGCGATCGGGCGGCATGGCTTGCAAGGGAAGCAGAACCTGTACGAGCACACCTGGCGGGTTCCGCTGGTCGTCAAAGGCCCCGGCATCGAGCCTGGAACGCGGGCCCAAGGGAACATCTACCTGTTAGACGTGCTGGCGACCATCTGCGATTTGACCGGGGTGCAGCCGCCTGAAACGAACGAAGGAACCAGCTTCAAGCCTGTGCTGACCGGCAAGAAAGATACCGTTCGTGATGTGCTGTACGGTGTGTATTGTGGTGGCGAGAAGCCCGGCATGCGGTGCGTGAAGAAAGGGGACTGGAAGCTGCTGAAGTACGACGTACCTAGCGCCGACGTGCAAGAGACGCAGCTGTTCAACCTGGCCGAGAACCCGCACGAGTTCCTGCCGCAGCACCACAATAAGAATGTGATCGCTATGACTGGGGTCACGCCTGAAAAGCATCAAACGAACCTCGCCAACGATCCGAACTTCGCTGCCCAGCGGCAGGAGATGGAGACGCTGCTGCAGGAAGAGATGAAACGCCTGGACGACCCGTTTGTGCTGTGGGATCAAGCCAAGTAGTTTTGCTGCGGATCCCCAATCTTGAAGTCGAGGCGCCTTCTTGAGCGCCTCGACGTTGCTTGCTTGGCCGTCGCTACTTAAGCGTCGGTTTCTCTTCAAGAGCGACGAAGTCTATGCCATCGCTCGGTTCGCAATCGCTGGTGAACTCTTTCGGGACGAGGCCTCTTGGCAAGCACGTTTCCAAAACACAACGACGTTGGAGCCATGCTGCGCGAAATGCGCATTAATTCGCACGAATCGAGCGATGGGCTTGGCCGACAAGCAAGTGGCCATTTTCGTGTGCGCGTTATGCGCAGAAATTGGTTCTAATTGTCGCGGTTATGGCAATTGTACTTCCCCTCTGTTGGGCTCAGATGATGCCTGGAATCAACCGTGTTGCCGGAATGCCTCATCTTAAGAACTTGGTGCAGGCAACCGGCATCGACCGTAAGTCCCATACTGATGGGGTTTTGCGAACAGTTGCTGGGGTTGTGTGTGGGCTTTGGCATACCTCGTGCAAACTCTTCTGACATTGGATCACGAGATTCTTTTCACGGGGCAAAACAATGAAGCGAACGATTCGAGAGATTAACGATCCCACTCTGTTGAGCGAACTTGCACTAGCGTGGGAACGTCTGCACCGTCGGACTCCGGGGGCGACTTTCTTTCAGACGCTCGAATGGCTGACCATCACGCTGCGATACTTTAAGCGTGAACAGAAGCTGCGGTTGTTGGTGATCAGCGAGGGGGACGAGCCGGTTGGTATTGTCCCCTTTACGGTTCGAATGGAAAAGTTTCGCTTTGGTCATCTACGCGTGTTGTCGTTTCCGCTAGATGACTGGGGCACGTTTTATGGGCCGATTGGCAAAGACCCGGTCGCCCTGATGCGGGACGCGTTAGAGTACATCCGCACTCAGCCGCGCGACTGGGATGTGATCGACTTCCGTTACCTCAGCGAACAGGCCGATCATTTTCCGGAGCTGGCGAAGGTTATCAACGACCAGCCACTGCAGTTTTTCGAGCGACCAAGAATGGAAGCTCCGATTGTGGAACTGGCCGATTCGTGGGAAGAGTTTACCAAGTCGAAGTCGAAGAACTGGCGACGCGGTATGAAGCGAGAACAAGAGCGAGCCCGACAGCACGGCAAGCTGCGATACGTTCGCTACCGCAGCGATATCGAGACCGGCAAGATCGATCCGCGGTGGGATCTGTTCGAGCAGTCGCGAGCGGTCGCTCAGCGAAGCTGGCAGTCGCAATCGCCGATCGAGGCCGCCTTTTGTAGCTCGCGGGTTCTGCCGCTGCTTCGCGACCTGCACGTCGAAGCTGCACTGAACGGGATGCTCGACATGAATCTGTTGTACTTGGACGAACGTCCGGTCGCGTTTCTTTACAACTACGTTTGCCGCGGGAACGTCTACTGCTTGCGAAGCGGCTACGATGCCAAGTGCGAAGCGAAGAGCTTGGGCACGATTCTGCTGGCCGAGTTCGTCGAAGACAGCCACAACCGAGGTGACCTGCAAATCAACTTCGGACCTGGCACGCAGGACTACAAAATGCGATTTGCGACCGAGGTGCAGCGGGCCGTGACCTTCACGCACTACAACCCCTGGGGAATGCACACACAAGTGCTCGCGACCCGAGCACTGATCGATCCAAGTCTTCCTGGCTTCGACGAACGCTGCCAAAAACGGCTGGTGACTTAGTCACGCAATTGTCTCGCTTGATTGGCTCGACAGACTTTTAGAGCTTGGCCAACGGATGCTCTCGTTCCTGAAGGGGGAACTCGATGATTTGTCCCTCTTGGCGGTGCGACTGGAAGACGCCGCAGATCATTTCCACGGTCCAGGTCGCATCGTGAATATCGCACTTCGGAGCATGGTCGTTGGCGACGGCGGAAAGAAGATCTACGCCAGCGGCAACGTGGTTATGCACGGCTTGAATCGCCTGGGGGTTGGTTTCTTTCTGGCCGACTCCTTGCGAGGTGATGGAGATCCACTCGCGGGGCGTGTTGGCCGGATCGTACGGATTGCCTGGCGTGAAATGGGCGACCGGGTCGCGGTCGATATGCCAGGTGACGGTTCCCTTACTGCCGATGATTTGAAAGCAGTAGCCGTCGGGGCTGGTGCCGTCGTTGGCGACCGACTGGTAGTAAGCGACCAGGCCGTTATCCATCACGTAGCGGGCATGGATTTCGTTTCCGGCCAAGGGGCCCAGACCCTCGGCCCCCGGCAGCACGTCCTTGGCGGTGACCAACTGGCCATCTTGTAGTAGCATACCAGAGCAATGCTTCGGCTTGCCGTTGCCGAAGTAGCAGAACAAATTCAAGATGTGCGAACCCAGCACCCACAGGTCTTCGCCACCGCCGCGATGGTCTCCTTTGCCTTTGCCCCGCAGTTCGAGGACTTTGCCAAGCTTGCCTGATTCGATGAGTTGGTCGATGTGCTTGAGTGCCGGGTGATAGCGATTGCGATGCGCGACGGCGACCTTCGTGCCATGTTGCTTAGCCGCAGCAATCAGGGCGTCGGCTTCCCCTGGCGTGCGAACGAAGGGCTTCTCGCAGTAGATACCTTTCGCACCAGATTGGATGGCGGCCAGTATCATGTCGTAGTGCTGATCGGGGTGTCGGGGGCACACCGAAACGATCTCCGGCTGCACCTGCTTCAGCATTGCCTGGTAGTCCGCAAACCCTTTTGCCCCTTCCAGCCGCTTGGTGGCCAGCGACAGGCCGCGTTTGTCGGCATCGGCCACGGCGACGATTTTGGCTTCGTTGATCTTGAGCCACATCGTATCGAGCCCGTGCCCATAGTTGCCGCGGCCGGTATGACCAATGACGGCAACCGGCGTCGCAGGAGCAATCGCGTGGGCCACCGCCGGCGTAAGCAGGGCAGCGGACGAAGCAGCAAGGAAGGTTCGGCGTTTCATGGTGTTACGTTGGGTGAGATGAGTTGAGGAGGGGCTTATTGCGATCCCTTAAAAAGGCAACCACATCGAAAACGATACCAGCAGGGCCGTTATTATGAAATATCAAGGCCGGGAAGAGAGCCGACGGAAACCGATTGAAATCGCTTGGAAGGAGGGCTTCAGTCTAGCATGCCACCTCGTGACTGGCCATGAAGCAGGCGGTTAGTCCATGTTGTCTAACTCGGCCAACCGCTGGCGGAGCCGGGCCTTTTCCTCGTCGATTGTTTCTTGCTTGTCTGGCAGATCGAGATGCTTCGGCCGAGGGGGCGCTGCTTGGGGTTCGGGGCAGCGGATGATCTCGTCGTTGGTCAGATAAACGCCGCTCATTAGCGACGTCTTCACATGGGCCCTGTGGATGCAGCCCTCGCGGTCTCGATAGCGAATCTGATAGATACGGGCATTCTTCTCGCCAAACCAGCCAGGGCCGAAGGGGTCCCAGTGCGATTCAAGAAGTTCCCCGCCAATACCAGTGATGTATTGGCGGACGCGACCTCCATCCATCGAGCCGGCGGCCAGGCGGATCACGATGCTCGCTGCGATCCCGAAAACGATCAGAAAGAAAAAGCCTTCACCACCATTCATCGCCGGGACCTATCTCGATTTAGAAACAATGCAAAACAATTTCGTCCTGTTCTTCGTGGTCGAACTTCGATTATTGCGGCAAATCGGGGGGGCTCGCTACATCAGGTCGCCTTTGTTGCGGCCTTGGTCGTCGTAGCGCATGAAGCTGAAGTAGACGAAAACGATCGCAAAGATCGGAATCAGGATGACAAAGAAGGGGGTGACGGCGTAGGAAACGGCCAGCACGAGTGCCGTAAAGACACACCATAGCCACCAGGTATCTCGCCATAGACCTCGGATAGGGCCCATTGAATTCTCTCCGCCGCTGCATGGATGTTGGGGGTCGACAGAGAGAGATTTTACGCAAGACAGGCTGGCGACGCACGCGGAAATCGTCGCACCCGGTCGAGGGGGGCGTGAGCCCTTTGGGCTCTAAGGAGTGAGATTGAACTGAAAAGCGTTCATCCCATCTTCCGCTACCACGGCTTGCAACTGAGACGAACCGAAGTCGGAATACTGCGACGGCAGCAGCTGCGACGTTTGCGCCTTCGGCGGAAGGGTAGGGTGGTTGCTGGGTTCAACGATCTTTTGTTCGCTTTTCTTCACCGAAACCTGGTAGCGGCCCGCCGGGGCACCGTCGCCGGGTTCGTAGGTAGTGAGCGCGTATTCGCCGGTCGCGTTGGTTTTGCCATACGAGGTGATCATCAGCTTTTCGCTAAAGAACATCACGGTGGCGCCCTCGATGGGAGTTCCGTCGAGGGTGATTTTTCCCTGGACGGGGATCGTTCGGGAACGTCCGGGAACCAAAGTCGGCTCGCCGGAGTTACAGCCCAACGATGCGGCTGCCAGGATCAACAGGCTGATGGATAAGATACGCATCATGATCACTCGCTGCCTGGGGTGTATTCCCCGCCACTTTTGCTGCCCATTGCTCCCCACACGCCGTAAGGGCTCGGGCCGCTGGCGACCGACGTAGCTCCTTGGTTTCCGGCGTCGATCGTTTCGGAAATGAACCGTACCGAACCATCGGCAAACGTGGCCATCACCCCACCGGGATGATAGCTGGATGCCGTGTAGAAACCATCTTGAGCGTCGTGATTGGAATAGGCACATTGCGCACTGTTGGGTGCCAGGCAGGTATTCATCGCAGAGAAGGCCGAACCTCCATCGGTCCAGCGGCTGCCGGGAGCGTGAATTGGGTTGCTATAGCCGTTGACCGGATCAAACGTCAAAGCACACTCGGCCGGGGTCGCCGGATCGCTGCCGTAGTTCACGTTAAACCGATCTCGCGGGCTGGTCGGGAAACCATGTTCGGAAAGTGCAATCGTGTTGCTGGTACCGTCGGTGATATCGGCCATGGTCGAATGTTTTACCAAGCCGAAGATACCCCGCGGATCGAGCGATTCGGTATCGAACGAGTCGCCGGCACAGAAGGTGTAGTTCGCGTCGGCGATGAGGTCGTTAGAGACATGTCGCGGACTCGAAGGGCAGAGCAGCGCGTTAAAGGAAATCGTCCATGGCTGGAAGTCGTCCCAGGGGGTCTTCGTGTTGCCAAACATGCGGACTTCATTCGCGGCGGCCGATTGGTCAATGTAAGGAAGCAGCCCGACAAATCCGCTTTGACGCTGATAAGGAGCAAGCGTTCCACCATTGTGCTGGTGCTGACCGCTGCCTCCTTCCCGATAGGGAAACACGTTAAACGTATCGTGATAGACGTGCATCGCCAGGCTTAATTGCTTCATGTTATTGGTGCAGGCCACGCGGCGCGATGTCTCGCGGGCTTGTTGGACTGCAGGCAAGAGCAACGCCACCAACACGCCAATCACCGCCAAGACGACCATCAGCTCGACCAGGGAGAAACCACCTCGTGTGGAATATTTCGTGGTCACTATTACGACTCCAGGAGGGTTTGTTCAGGCAGGAACATTTCTCAATAAACTTCCTGAGTCCCTACTTAAACAAACGGCGTTCCAAATCATCGATCAGTGGACATGAACGCTCGATGAGGAGAGGTTATTCTCTGCGCACAATCACATAATTGGAAATATGTCACCGTAAGCTGCCGTTCAAGGACAAATGGCCAACCTACGCAGAGATCGCGTGCCAATGCCGAGATAAAACGTTTCTTTCTCGCAATTTCGTGTCACATGCACGAGGTATAAGGGCTGCTAGATCCTTAGGCGGTCGAAACGTTTTGTGCCTAATCGATGTGCGAAAGCACTAAGAACGCAGTGCTACGGGTCACCGCAGCACTGCGTAGGTTTGGCGCGAGCGTTAAGAATTCATCGCGATGAGTTGCTTAGAAATCTGAATCAGATCAGGTTCGATGATTTCGGGAACTTGAGAGGGTGGGTAGAGTTGGGCGCCTGGTCGATCAATGAAGGCCCCACGCATGCCGGCATTCAACGCACCGGCGATATCCCATCCGTGAGCGGCGACGAGCATGCTTTCCTCTGGCGCCACGTTCATCTTATTGGTGGCCCATTTATAGGTATGGGGGTGAGGTTTAAACATCTGGACGTCTTCGACGCTGAGTCGTTCTTCGAAGAAGTCCGTGAGCCCGGCATTTTTCATTTGATCGGCAACTGCGGAATTCGACGAATTGGTCAGCGTTGCCAGACGAAAGCCCGCTTCCTTGAGCGCTTGCAGTGCCGGTGCTACATCGGGATGCGGCGGCAGAGAACGAATCGGAGCGATGGCTGCCCTGGACTCGGATTCGGAAAGCTCGATCCCTTCGTTGCGTGCTACGGTCTGAAGCGCTGCGGCCCCTAGAATTCCGAAGTCGTGGTACTGATCGGTGACGGTCGACACCAACGAGTAATGCAGCATCGTCTTGAACCAAAGGGGCAACAGATCGTCTCGGCCGCCCAGCGCGCCACCCACCGATTTCTTCAATCCGGCCAAGTCGAGCAGCGATTCGTTCACGTCAAAAAATAGCAATTTAGGACGTTTCATGGTTTCACCTTCGGATGGCCCTGCAGCCATCGCGGTCGAAGCTCCGGTAAAGACGTTCGCGGCAACCCCAGCGGCGGCCAGACCAAGGAATTGACGTCGCCCCGTGGACGACGAGGTCGGAGACGTGGTTTTCGGTTGGGAATCAGACATGGTTGTTTTTCATTGGAGAAACGTATTGTGCACCGTGCGCTGCTTTGGATGCTTCAAGCTTAGATCGGTTTCAAACAACTGGGGATTTCGACGCCATCGCAATTGAAATGGGTGAAATAGACATAAGGGTGGCGTGGGCTTCTGCGGAAGGTTTAGAATAGGCAGGCCTCGTGGGACAACGAGGTGCTCATCATCTAGCCCGGTAAGGATTTGCCGCGAATGTATCTGCTTGAGAATCCAGTTTTACAGCGAGAACTTTTAGTCAACTTGCGCACCGCAAGGGCCTTTCTACTGCTGTTGGCTTACCAGATGCTTTTGGCAGCAATCGTTTATTTTGCCTGGCCCCAAGTCGAGCGGCTCGATCTTTCGGCCGATCAGGAAGCGGCCCGTCGACTGTTTGATTTGTTTTTTCTTGGACAATTTGTGCTTGCCTCGTTGATGGCTCCCAGCTTTGCCTCTGGCACGCTGACCGGCGAGAAAGAACGCAAGACCTACGAGATGCTGCTGGCCAGCCCGCTCAAACCGGGGGCGATTGTGCTGGGCAAACTACTGGCATCTTTAGCACACTTGGCTCTGTTGATCTTCACGTCGTTGCCGATCGTGATGCTGTGTTTGCCGTTGGGTGGCGTGTCGTTGTATGAACTTCTCGCGGCCTATGCGATTTTGATGGTTGCGGTGGCCACGTTCGGGATGATCAGCGTCGCGTGCAGTAGCTTCTTTGCCCGGACGGCTTCGTCTTTGGTGGTTTCGTACTTATTGATTTTGCCGATCGCGTTGGCCGGTGCGTTCGTCTGGCAAATGCTGGGTCAGAATGGTGGCCTGCGTCTGATCGTGTTGTTGATAACGGTGCCTGCGGCTGCGGCGGCGACGATACTTCTGCTTGCGTTGTACACGGCTCGCACGCTTCTTTATCCGCACGATGTGGGGAGCGAGGGAAAGGATGTGGTCGACTTAGAGAAA containing:
- a CDS encoding haloacid dehalogenase type II, with amino-acid sequence MSDSQPKTTSPTSSSTGRRQFLGLAAAGVAANVFTGASTAMAAGPSEGETMKRPKLLFFDVNESLLDLAGLKKSVGGALGGRDDLLPLWFKTMLHYSLVSTVTDQYHDFGILGAAALQTVARNEGIELSESESRAAIAPIRSLPPHPDVAPALQALKEAGFRLATLTNSSNSAVADQMKNAGLTDFFEERLSVEDVQMFKPHPHTYKWATNKMNVAPEESMLVAAHGWDIAGALNAGMRGAFIDRPGAQLYPPSQVPEIIEPDLIQISKQLIAMNS
- a CDS encoding DUF1559 family PulG-like putative transporter, whose amino-acid sequence is MTTKYSTRGGFSLVELMVVLAVIGVLVALLLPAVQQARETSRRVACTNNMKQLSLAMHVYHDTFNVFPYREGGSGQHQHNGGTLAPYQRQSGFVGLLPYIDQSAAANEVRMFGNTKTPWDDFQPWTISFNALLCPSSPRHVSNDLIADANYTFCAGDSFDTESLDPRGIFGLVKHSTMADITDGTSNTIALSEHGFPTSPRDRFNVNYGSDPATPAECALTFDPVNGYSNPIHAPGSRWTDGGSAFSAMNTCLAPNSAQCAYSNHDAQDGFYTASSYHPGGVMATFADGSVRFISETIDAGNQGATSVASGPSPYGVWGAMGSKSGGEYTPGSE